A genomic region of Candidatus Binatia bacterium contains the following coding sequences:
- a CDS encoding phosphoglycerate dehydrogenase — protein RPYLLLGEKLGRFQGQLCPGKIDEIEIEYAGDVAELRVAPITIAVLKGLLEKVTERVNMVNAPVVAREHGIKVIESKSSRSTDY, from the coding sequence CCGGCCCTACCTCCTGCTGGGCGAGAAGCTCGGCCGCTTCCAGGGCCAGCTCTGCCCGGGCAAGATCGACGAGATCGAGATCGAGTACGCCGGCGACGTGGCGGAGCTGCGCGTGGCGCCGATCACGATCGCGGTGCTGAAGGGCCTGCTCGAGAAGGTCACCGAGCGCGTCAACATGGTGAACGCGCCGGTGGTCGCCCGCGAGCACGGGATCAAGGTGATCGAGTCGAAGTCGAGCCGCTCGACCGACTAC